One part of the Prunus persica cultivar Lovell chromosome G5, Prunus_persica_NCBIv2, whole genome shotgun sequence genome encodes these proteins:
- the LOC18776984 gene encoding uncharacterized protein LOC18776984 isoform X3, whose protein sequence is MTLPRPLLSKPIRTVPPPPLPSSFNKTAKLSPNLNRVSGFSPHAFKFIVSMAASSRHGVSSDPQHSSSQLIPSNVASDSSSFQNSPSKVEDIEGHLDKGCTYVVRSFMEYSVNRSKVIWSLVEAIDVYLLGTVMLVFGMGLYELFISNLDIVKSSQENKPADRSNLLGLFTLKERPKWLDITTVNELKTKLGHVIVMLLLIGLFEKSKKAVIQSPFDLLCFSASVLLSSGCLFLLSKLNE, encoded by the exons ATGACACTGCCTCGGCCTTTGCTCTCAAAACCCATTAGAACAGTACCACCTCCACCTTTACCATCATCCTTCAACAAAACTGCAAAACTGAGTCCAAATTTGAATAGGGTCTCTGGGTTTAGTCCCCATGCTTTCAAATTCATCGTCTCCATGGCTGCCAGCTCTAGACATGGCGTTTCTTCTGACCCTCAACATTCATCGTCCCAGCTGATCCCTTCCAATGTCGCCTCCGACTCCAGTTCCTTTCAGAATTCACCAAGTAAAGTAGAAGATATTGAGGGACACTTAGACAAG GGCTGCACTTATGTTGTACGGTCTTTCATGGAATACAGTGTAAATCGCAGTAAAGTGATCTGGTCGCTGGTTGAGGCCATTG ATGTCTATCTTTTGGGAACAGTGATGTTGGTGTTTGGAATGGGTCTTTATGAGCTCTTTATCAGCAATCTCGACATTGTGAAGTCTTCACAAGAGAATAAACCTGCTGACAGATCAAATCTTTTAGGCTTGTTCACTCTGAAG GAACGACCAAAATGGTTAGATATAACAACTGTGAACGAGCTGAAAACGAAGCTTGGCCATGTCATAGTGATGCTACTTCTAATTGGGTTGTTCGAGAAGAGTAAGAAAGCAGTTATACAATCTCCTTTTGACTTGCTTTGCTTTTCTGCCTCTGTCCTCCTTTCTTCTGGTTGCCTGTTTTTATTGTCTAAGCTCAATGAATAG
- the LOC18776984 gene encoding uncharacterized protein LOC18776984 isoform X1, with product MTLPRPLLSKPIRTVPPPPLPSSFNKTAKLSPNLNRVSGFSPHAFKFIVSMAASSRHGVSSDPQHSSSQLIPSNVASDSSSFQNSPSKVEDIEGHLDKVIYRFRFMAFLGVLGSLIGSFLCFIKGCTYVVRSFMEYSVNRSKVIWSLVEAIDVYLLGTVMLVFGMGLYELFISNLDIVKSSQENKPADRSNLLGLFTLKERPKWLDITTVNELKTKLGHVIVMLLLIGLFEKSKKAVIQSPFDLLCFSASVLLSSGCLFLLSKLNE from the exons ATGACACTGCCTCGGCCTTTGCTCTCAAAACCCATTAGAACAGTACCACCTCCACCTTTACCATCATCCTTCAACAAAACTGCAAAACTGAGTCCAAATTTGAATAGGGTCTCTGGGTTTAGTCCCCATGCTTTCAAATTCATCGTCTCCATGGCTGCCAGCTCTAGACATGGCGTTTCTTCTGACCCTCAACATTCATCGTCCCAGCTGATCCCTTCCAATGTCGCCTCCGACTCCAGTTCCTTTCAGAATTCACCAAGTAAAGTAGAAGATATTGAGGGACACTTAGACAAG GTAATATACAGATTTCGGTTCATGGCGTTTTTGGGAGTTTTGGGGTCTTTGATTGGGTCGTTTCTTTGTTTCATCAAG GGCTGCACTTATGTTGTACGGTCTTTCATGGAATACAGTGTAAATCGCAGTAAAGTGATCTGGTCGCTGGTTGAGGCCATTG ATGTCTATCTTTTGGGAACAGTGATGTTGGTGTTTGGAATGGGTCTTTATGAGCTCTTTATCAGCAATCTCGACATTGTGAAGTCTTCACAAGAGAATAAACCTGCTGACAGATCAAATCTTTTAGGCTTGTTCACTCTGAAG GAACGACCAAAATGGTTAGATATAACAACTGTGAACGAGCTGAAAACGAAGCTTGGCCATGTCATAGTGATGCTACTTCTAATTGGGTTGTTCGAGAAGAGTAAGAAAGCAGTTATACAATCTCCTTTTGACTTGCTTTGCTTTTCTGCCTCTGTCCTCCTTTCTTCTGGTTGCCTGTTTTTATTGTCTAAGCTCAATGAATAG
- the LOC18776984 gene encoding uncharacterized protein LOC18776984 isoform X2: protein MTLPRPLLSKPIRTVPPPPLPSSFNKTAKLSPNLNRVSGFSPHAFKFIVSMAASSRHGVSSDPQHSSSQLIPSNVASDSSSFQNSPSKVEDIEGHLDKVIYRFRFMAFLGVLGSLIGSFLCFIKGCTYVVRSFMEYSVNRSKVIWSLVEAIVMLVFGMGLYELFISNLDIVKSSQENKPADRSNLLGLFTLKERPKWLDITTVNELKTKLGHVIVMLLLIGLFEKSKKAVIQSPFDLLCFSASVLLSSGCLFLLSKLNE, encoded by the exons ATGACACTGCCTCGGCCTTTGCTCTCAAAACCCATTAGAACAGTACCACCTCCACCTTTACCATCATCCTTCAACAAAACTGCAAAACTGAGTCCAAATTTGAATAGGGTCTCTGGGTTTAGTCCCCATGCTTTCAAATTCATCGTCTCCATGGCTGCCAGCTCTAGACATGGCGTTTCTTCTGACCCTCAACATTCATCGTCCCAGCTGATCCCTTCCAATGTCGCCTCCGACTCCAGTTCCTTTCAGAATTCACCAAGTAAAGTAGAAGATATTGAGGGACACTTAGACAAG GTAATATACAGATTTCGGTTCATGGCGTTTTTGGGAGTTTTGGGGTCTTTGATTGGGTCGTTTCTTTGTTTCATCAAG GGCTGCACTTATGTTGTACGGTCTTTCATGGAATACAGTGTAAATCGCAGTAAAGTGATCTGGTCGCTGGTTGAGGCCATTG TGATGTTGGTGTTTGGAATGGGTCTTTATGAGCTCTTTATCAGCAATCTCGACATTGTGAAGTCTTCACAAGAGAATAAACCTGCTGACAGATCAAATCTTTTAGGCTTGTTCACTCTGAAG GAACGACCAAAATGGTTAGATATAACAACTGTGAACGAGCTGAAAACGAAGCTTGGCCATGTCATAGTGATGCTACTTCTAATTGGGTTGTTCGAGAAGAGTAAGAAAGCAGTTATACAATCTCCTTTTGACTTGCTTTGCTTTTCTGCCTCTGTCCTCCTTTCTTCTGGTTGCCTGTTTTTATTGTCTAAGCTCAATGAATAG